In one Hymenobacter sp. DG25B genomic region, the following are encoded:
- a CDS encoding FAD/NAD(P)-binding oxidoreductase encodes MKTSQISQHYQVLIIGGGNAGLSAAAQLLLADRQLDVAILEPSAKHYYQPAWTLVGGGAYDIHDTERNEADFIPKGATWLQEAAASFEPEVNVVVTASGQRLGYDYLIVAPGIQLDWYKIKGAKEALGKNGVCSNYGYELAPYTWECVKNFKGGTALFSAPNTPIKCGGAPQKIMYLASDNWRKRGVLNKADVHFTTGGGVLFGVKVFADALQKVVNRYHIKTDFLHNLKEIRGEQQEAVYEVYKDGQVVGEKTMKFDLLHVVPPMSAPDFIKNSPLAVPGNPLGWVDVDKHTLQHVRYANIFGLGDATSTPNAKTGAAVRKQVPVVVKNLLSLLREQVLTGNPPYNGYGSCPLITGYGKLILAEFDYDNNPTPSFPVDQAQERFSMWLLKRYALPWLYWNKILAGKA; translated from the coding sequence ATGAAAACCTCCCAAATTTCCCAACACTACCAGGTCCTCATTATTGGGGGCGGCAACGCCGGTTTGTCGGCAGCGGCGCAGTTGCTGCTGGCCGACCGCCAGCTGGACGTCGCCATTCTGGAACCCAGCGCCAAGCACTACTACCAGCCCGCCTGGACGCTGGTGGGCGGGGGCGCCTACGATATTCACGACACGGAGCGCAACGAGGCCGACTTTATCCCGAAGGGCGCTACGTGGCTGCAGGAGGCAGCGGCCTCCTTCGAGCCGGAAGTTAACGTGGTGGTTACGGCCAGCGGGCAGCGCCTGGGCTATGACTACCTCATCGTGGCGCCGGGCATTCAGCTGGACTGGTACAAAATCAAGGGAGCCAAAGAAGCCTTGGGCAAGAACGGCGTGTGCTCCAACTACGGCTACGAGCTGGCGCCCTACACCTGGGAGTGCGTGAAGAATTTTAAAGGCGGCACAGCCCTGTTTTCGGCCCCAAACACGCCGATAAAATGCGGCGGCGCACCCCAGAAAATCATGTACCTGGCCAGCGACAACTGGCGCAAGCGCGGCGTGCTGAACAAGGCCGATGTACATTTTACGACCGGCGGCGGGGTGCTGTTTGGGGTGAAGGTTTTCGCCGATGCCCTGCAGAAAGTGGTAAACCGCTACCACATCAAAACCGATTTCCTGCACAACCTCAAGGAAATTCGCGGGGAGCAGCAGGAGGCCGTGTACGAGGTGTATAAGGATGGCCAGGTGGTGGGCGAAAAGACGATGAAGTTTGACTTGCTGCACGTGGTGCCGCCCATGAGCGCCCCCGACTTCATCAAAAACAGCCCCCTGGCCGTGCCCGGCAACCCGCTGGGCTGGGTGGATGTGGACAAGCACACGCTGCAGCACGTGCGCTACGCCAACATCTTCGGGCTGGGCGATGCCACTTCCACGCCCAACGCCAAAACCGGCGCGGCCGTGCGCAAGCAGGTGCCCGTGGTGGTAAAAAACCTGTTGTCGCTGCTGCGCGAGCAGGTGCTGACCGGCAACCCGCCCTACAACGGCTACGGCTCCTGCCCGCTGATAACGGGCTATGGCAAGCTGATTCTGGCCGAGTTCGACTACGACAACAACCCCACGCCCAGCTTTCCCGTGGACCAGGCCCAGGAGCGCTTTTCTATGTGGCTGCTGAAGCGCTATGCGTTGCCGTGGCTGTACTGGAACAAAATTCTGGCCGGCAAAGCCTGA
- a CDS encoding MFS transporter: protein MAPRLGLRENWPQFTLLVAVNAFVGGMVGLERTILPRLAEQEFHLVARSAILSFIVVFGFTKAVANYYAGAWANKVGRKNLLVIGWLFGLPVPLLLLWAPTWGWVIGANVLLGLNQGLAWSSTVVMKIDLAGPKQRGLAMGLNESAGYLAVAAMAFASGWVATEYGLRPYPFYLGIGLAVAGLLGSLLVRDTGHHVALEAAQTPAEPAGPPPSFWDVSWRHPNLGSVTQAGLVNNLNDGMVWGLLPLLLAGKGFTLTQIGTVAAVYPAVWGLGQLVTGPLADRLCKKDLLFWGMLLQGAVLLVMLFTSSYPAFLLLAGLLGAGTALVYPTFLAAVAEYAPLAQRAHSVGIFRLWRDAGYAIGALLTGVLADALGLGAALAAIGGLTVLSALVIRRRMYCLPAPDNMGSSTGSCARPAPTSRRSSTVLNGPLRRYPFWLTVGGAG from the coding sequence ATGGCTCCCCGTCTCGGCTTGCGCGAAAACTGGCCGCAGTTCACCCTGCTGGTAGCAGTGAATGCCTTTGTGGGTGGGATGGTCGGCCTGGAGCGCACCATTCTGCCCCGGCTGGCTGAGCAGGAATTCCATCTGGTTGCCCGCTCGGCCATTCTTTCCTTCATCGTAGTTTTTGGGTTTACGAAAGCGGTGGCCAACTACTACGCGGGAGCCTGGGCCAATAAAGTAGGACGCAAAAACCTGCTGGTCATCGGGTGGCTCTTTGGCCTGCCCGTACCGCTGCTGCTACTGTGGGCGCCTACCTGGGGTTGGGTAATTGGGGCCAATGTACTGCTGGGTCTCAACCAAGGCCTGGCCTGGTCGAGCACGGTGGTGATGAAGATTGATTTGGCAGGGCCTAAACAGCGCGGCCTGGCCATGGGCCTGAACGAGTCGGCGGGTTACCTGGCGGTGGCCGCCATGGCTTTTGCGTCAGGGTGGGTAGCCACAGAATATGGATTACGGCCCTACCCGTTTTATCTGGGCATAGGGCTGGCCGTGGCTGGCCTGCTAGGCAGCCTGTTGGTGCGCGATACCGGCCACCATGTGGCCCTGGAAGCCGCGCAGACCCCGGCCGAACCGGCGGGGCCGCCCCCCTCCTTCTGGGACGTTAGCTGGCGGCATCCCAACCTGGGCTCGGTGACGCAGGCCGGACTAGTCAACAACCTCAACGATGGCATGGTGTGGGGCCTGCTGCCGCTGCTGCTGGCCGGCAAGGGCTTTACCCTCACCCAGATTGGCACCGTGGCAGCCGTGTACCCGGCTGTATGGGGCCTGGGCCAGCTGGTGACCGGGCCGCTGGCCGACCGGCTCTGCAAGAAGGATCTGCTGTTCTGGGGCATGCTGCTGCAGGGCGCCGTGCTGCTGGTTATGCTCTTCACTTCCTCTTACCCGGCCTTTCTGCTGCTGGCGGGCCTGCTGGGGGCGGGCACGGCGCTGGTGTATCCCACGTTTCTGGCGGCCGTGGCCGAGTATGCGCCCCTGGCGCAGCGGGCGCACAGCGTGGGCATCTTCCGGCTGTGGCGCGACGCGGGCTATGCCATTGGGGCCCTGCTCACCGGGGTGCTGGCCGATGCCCTGGGCCTGGGTGCTGCCCTGGCCGCCATTGGCGGGCTCACGGTGCTATCCGCTCTGGTTATCCGGCGCCGGATGTACTGCCTGCCCGCGCCGGATAACATGGGTTCATCTACCGGCAGCTGTGCCCGCCCCGCTCCTACTTCCCGCCGGAGCAGTACGGTACTCAACGGCCCGCTGCGCCGCTACCCATTCTGGCTTACGGTAGGCGGCGCGGGCTAA
- a CDS encoding DsrE family protein translates to MMTSLLRLSALAALLLTGCATSHAQTTAPTKAATEFAGAVADKAEYKVVYQLDSNDPKLISQTLHNMLNALEDPRLKGKLQMELVAFSGGTDVYLKTQPYEADLQALRQKGVLLAQCLNSMKKRNLSKEDLFPFVSYVPTGNGELIIRQAQGWAIVHP, encoded by the coding sequence ATGATGACAAGCCTGCTTCGTTTATCCGCCCTGGCCGCCTTGCTGCTGACGGGCTGCGCCACCTCGCACGCCCAAACGACGGCCCCAACCAAGGCAGCCACGGAGTTTGCCGGCGCCGTGGCCGATAAGGCTGAATACAAGGTGGTGTATCAGCTCGACAGTAACGACCCCAAGCTCATTTCCCAGACGCTGCATAACATGCTTAATGCGCTGGAAGACCCCCGCCTGAAGGGCAAGCTGCAAATGGAGCTGGTTGCCTTTAGCGGCGGCACGGATGTATATCTGAAAACCCAGCCCTATGAAGCCGACCTGCAGGCGCTACGCCAAAAAGGTGTGCTGCTGGCCCAGTGCCTGAACAGCATGAAAAAGCGCAACCTCAGCAAGGAAGACCTTTTTCCCTTCGTATCCTACGTGCCCACCGGCAACGGGGAGCTGATCATCCGGCAGGCCCAGGGCTGGGCCATCGTGCATCCCTAA
- a CDS encoding OprD family outer membrane porin, producing MRIPSWRKASKPAVFRFARLLLAAVLLPAAARAQHAEPALTPPVTGRMRRPPYPAPATPDTVRAHSLAEAFARGRWHGRVRNYTMATLNQGSYPDYYANGLGAGGRFETASFHGLQLGAGGFFWANLASNNLATPDTLTGAVSRYEVGLFDVTHPGRRRLTGRAEELFLRYRWRQSTATLGRQLLSTPLLNPQDGRLSPNYAQGLWLEFRELPRTTFSAGWLTGVAVRSTTDWTSVAGSVGLYPAGVTETGQRALYAGQLRSRGLGLAGISRQWGPRTTAQVWNYYADNLFNASFAELTTGRAVGAGTLTLGAQYHYQRTIGNGGHPDLQRAYSAPGRQAHALSARLGYQLGPWSLSSNYTRITRTGRFLFPREWGREPFYTFLPREREEGFGGLDAAALLASYSFSPGLKAEAGYGHYYLPNVRNTRLNKYGMPSYRQLNASLTYAFPGGATGLRGQLLYVYKGALGNTYGEARYVVNKVDVHLLNLILNYDF from the coding sequence ATGCGCATCCCGAGTTGGCGAAAGGCCAGTAAGCCGGCTGTGTTCCGTTTTGCCCGTTTACTGCTGGCCGCCGTACTGCTGCCCGCCGCAGCCCGGGCGCAGCACGCCGAGCCGGCCCTGACCCCGCCGGTGACGGGGCGCATGCGGCGGCCGCCCTACCCCGCCCCGGCAACGCCGGATACCGTGCGGGCCCACTCCCTGGCTGAGGCCTTTGCCCGGGGCCGCTGGCACGGCCGGGTGCGCAACTATACCATGGCCACGCTCAACCAGGGCTCCTACCCCGATTACTACGCCAACGGCCTGGGGGCCGGGGGGCGCTTTGAAACAGCCTCCTTCCATGGTCTGCAGCTGGGAGCAGGCGGCTTTTTCTGGGCCAACCTGGCCTCCAATAACCTGGCCACGCCGGATACGCTGACGGGCGCCGTGAGCCGCTACGAGGTAGGTCTGTTCGACGTCACCCACCCGGGCCGGCGGCGCCTCACCGGGCGGGCCGAAGAGCTTTTCCTGCGTTACCGCTGGCGGCAGTCGACGGCTACGCTGGGCCGGCAGCTGCTTTCTACCCCGCTGCTTAACCCCCAGGACGGGCGCCTGAGCCCCAACTACGCGCAGGGCCTGTGGCTGGAGTTCCGGGAGCTGCCCCGCACCACTTTCTCGGCCGGCTGGCTGACCGGCGTGGCCGTGCGCTCCACCACCGACTGGACCTCCGTGGCCGGCTCAGTAGGCCTGTATCCGGCGGGCGTGACGGAAACCGGTCAGCGCGCCCTGTACGCCGGCCAGCTGCGCAGCCGGGGGCTGGGCCTGGCGGGCATCAGCCGGCAGTGGGGCCCGCGCACCACGGCGCAGGTCTGGAACTACTACGCCGACAACCTGTTTAACGCCAGCTTTGCGGAGCTGACCACCGGCCGGGCCGTGGGCGCAGGCACACTTACGCTGGGCGCGCAGTACCATTACCAGCGCACGATTGGCAACGGCGGCCACCCCGACCTGCAACGCGCCTACAGCGCGCCGGGCCGCCAGGCTCACGCCCTGAGCGCCCGCCTGGGTTACCAGTTGGGACCCTGGAGCCTAAGCAGCAACTACACGCGCATTACCCGCACCGGGCGCTTTCTGTTTCCGCGCGAGTGGGGACGGGAGCCGTTTTACACCTTTCTGCCCCGCGAGCGGGAGGAAGGCTTTGGGGGCCTGGATGCTGCTGCCTTATTGGCCAGCTACTCCTTCAGTCCGGGCCTGAAAGCCGAAGCCGGCTACGGCCACTACTACCTGCCCAACGTGCGGAACACCCGCTTGAACAAGTATGGTATGCCCTCGTATCGCCAGCTGAATGCCTCCCTTACCTACGCTTTTCCGGGCGGGGCCACGGGGCTGCGCGGGCAGCTGCTGTACGTCTACAAAGGGGCCTTGGGCAATACCTATGGCGAGGCGCGCTACGTAGTAAACAAAGTGGATGTACACCTGCTGAATCTGATTCTCAACTACGATTTCTAA
- a CDS encoding c-type cytochrome has protein sequence METPQKSVLQLPQLIRILLLLTAVVVLVVVVLFTQLFLPPGPPPTEPVAEAEQGPPPAGSYRRPATPAPDTATIPHTAAGRQIRYGRDLIAHTAKYLGPKGSVAQLSNGMNCQNCHLDAGTRGFANNYLAVAATYPKLRARSGTLVNTEMRVNDCLERSLNGRPLADSSREMRAMVAYIHWLGQGVPKGEKVYGTGFMKLAYLPRAADPVVGKAVFAAKCQSCHGPNGEGKALADGREYQYPPLWGSHSYNDGAGLYRVTNLARYVKAAMPFGASFDHPQLTDAQAWDVAAFVNSQPRPHLKTPRDWPDIRKKPVDHPFGPYADTFSERQHKYGPYQPIADAHPELAKGQ, from the coding sequence ATGGAAACTCCGCAGAAATCCGTGCTGCAGCTGCCCCAGCTGATCCGCATCCTGCTGCTGCTGACGGCGGTAGTTGTGTTAGTGGTGGTGGTGCTGTTTACGCAGCTTTTCCTGCCGCCCGGGCCGCCGCCCACGGAGCCGGTAGCCGAAGCCGAGCAGGGGCCGCCCCCGGCCGGCAGCTACCGCCGCCCGGCCACGCCGGCCCCGGACACGGCCACGATTCCACACACGGCCGCCGGCCGGCAAATCCGCTACGGCCGGGACCTGATTGCGCACACGGCAAAATATCTGGGGCCCAAGGGCTCGGTGGCGCAGCTCTCCAACGGCATGAACTGCCAGAACTGCCACCTGGACGCGGGCACCCGGGGCTTCGCCAACAACTACCTGGCGGTGGCTGCCACCTACCCCAAATTGCGGGCCCGCTCGGGCACCCTCGTCAATACGGAAATGCGGGTGAACGACTGCCTGGAGCGCAGCCTTAATGGGCGGCCCCTGGCCGACAGCAGCCGCGAGATGCGGGCCATGGTGGCCTACATCCACTGGCTGGGCCAAGGCGTTCCGAAGGGGGAAAAGGTATACGGTACCGGCTTTATGAAGCTGGCTTACCTGCCCCGCGCCGCCGACCCGGTAGTAGGCAAGGCGGTGTTTGCCGCTAAGTGCCAGAGCTGCCATGGTCCCAACGGGGAAGGCAAGGCCCTGGCCGACGGCCGCGAGTACCAATACCCGCCGCTCTGGGGCTCCCACAGCTACAACGACGGCGCGGGCCTGTACCGGGTCACCAACCTGGCCCGCTACGTGAAGGCGGCCATGCCCTTCGGCGCCAGCTTCGACCACCCTCAACTAACCGATGCCCAGGCCTGGGATGTGGCCGCTTTTGTGAACTCGCAGCCGCGCCCGCATTTGAAAACACCCCGGGACTGGCCCGACATCCGCAAAAAGCCGGTGGACCATCCCTTCGGACCGTATGCTGATACCTTTTCGGAGCGCCAGCATAAGTACGGGCCCTATCAACCCATTGCCGATGCGCATCCCGAGTTGGCGAAAGGCCAGTAA
- a CDS encoding DUF6691 family protein, with protein MKNLKYLVLGVLFGIILTKSEVVSWWRIQEMFRFQSFHMYGIIGSAIVVAMISIQLIKRNHIKSINGEEIKIADKKYNHGTWIGGIIFGLGWALTGACPGPLFAQLGSGVAGAAVLILAALAGTWTYSALRERLPM; from the coding sequence ATGAAAAATCTGAAATACCTGGTGCTGGGCGTGTTGTTCGGCATCATTCTGACCAAGAGCGAAGTAGTGAGCTGGTGGCGCATTCAGGAGATGTTCCGCTTTCAGAGCTTCCACATGTACGGCATCATCGGCTCGGCCATTGTGGTGGCCATGATTTCCATTCAGCTAATCAAGCGCAACCATATCAAGAGCATCAACGGCGAGGAAATCAAGATTGCCGACAAAAAGTACAACCACGGCACCTGGATCGGGGGTATTATCTTCGGGCTGGGCTGGGCGCTGACCGGGGCCTGCCCCGGTCCGCTGTTCGCGCAGCTGGGTAGCGGCGTGGCCGGTGCCGCCGTGCTGATTCTGGCCGCCCTGGCCGGCACCTGGACCTACAGCGCCCTGCGCGAGCGGCTGCCCATGTAG
- a CDS encoding class I SAM-dependent methyltransferase, with protein MNASSPAAEFWDTRYESEAYAYGTAPNKYFQQQLDKLTPGRLLLLAEGEGRNAVYAASRGWEVTAVDFSNEARAKAQRLALAQGVHVDYHVADLTGLSWQQPAAYDAIGLIYAHLPPLARPAVHAAAARSLAPGGHLILEAFSLRQLGLPSGGPQSAALLYEPADLARDFAELTLRENQELGVVLHEGTFHAGPARVVRLLATRA; from the coding sequence ATGAATGCTTCCTCCCCTGCCGCCGAGTTCTGGGACACCCGCTACGAAAGCGAGGCGTACGCCTACGGCACCGCGCCCAACAAGTACTTTCAGCAGCAGCTCGATAAGCTTACCCCCGGCCGCCTGCTGCTGCTGGCGGAGGGCGAGGGCCGCAACGCGGTGTACGCCGCCAGCCGGGGCTGGGAAGTAACGGCCGTGGACTTCAGCAACGAGGCCCGCGCCAAGGCCCAGCGCCTGGCCCTGGCCCAAGGCGTGCACGTGGACTACCACGTAGCCGACCTGACCGGCCTGAGCTGGCAGCAGCCCGCAGCCTATGATGCCATTGGGCTGATTTATGCCCACCTGCCGCCCCTGGCCCGCCCGGCGGTGCATGCCGCTGCGGCCCGCAGCCTGGCGCCGGGCGGCCACCTGATTCTGGAAGCCTTCAGCCTCCGGCAGCTGGGCCTGCCTTCGGGCGGCCCCCAGTCGGCGGCGCTGCTCTACGAACCCGCCGACCTGGCCCGGGATTTTGCCGAGCTGACGCTGCGGGAAAACCAGGAGCTGGGCGTGGTTCTCCATGAGGGCACCTTCCACGCCGGCCCGGCCCGCGTGGTACGCCTGCTGGCCACCCGGGCGTAA
- a CDS encoding YeeE/YedE family protein, with protein MLDLIRQPWPWYVAGPLIGLTVPALLLIGNKALGISSSLRHVCAACVPAGIPFLTYNWRAEIWNLFFVLGIAIGGFIGYQLMGHADTIAISPETVRDLKAQMHLTDFSGLLPRELFALENLTNWKGWVFLVLGGFLVGFGTRYAGGCTSGHAISGLSNLQWVSLVAVIGFFIGGLLMTWVFYPLMF; from the coding sequence ATGCTTGATTTGATTCGCCAGCCCTGGCCCTGGTATGTGGCCGGCCCGCTCATCGGGCTGACTGTGCCGGCCCTGCTGCTCATCGGCAACAAAGCTCTGGGCATCAGCTCCTCGCTGCGCCACGTGTGCGCCGCCTGCGTGCCCGCCGGCATTCCCTTCCTGACCTATAACTGGCGAGCGGAAATCTGGAACCTGTTTTTTGTGCTGGGCATTGCCATCGGCGGCTTTATCGGCTACCAGCTGATGGGCCACGCCGATACCATTGCCATTTCCCCGGAAACCGTGCGCGACCTGAAAGCGCAGATGCACCTCACGGACTTCTCCGGCCTGCTGCCCCGGGAGCTGTTTGCCCTGGAGAACCTGACCAACTGGAAAGGCTGGGTTTTCCTGGTGCTGGGTGGCTTCCTCGTCGGCTTTGGCACGCGCTACGCCGGTGGCTGCACTTCAGGCCACGCTATTTCCGGCCTGTCTAACTTACAATGGGTGTCCCTGGTGGCCGTTATCGGCTTCTTTATTGGGGGCCTGCTGATGACCTGGGTGTTTTATCCCCTGATGTTTTAA
- a CDS encoding rhodanese-like domain-containing protein, which produces MFGLFNSASKAYQNLKPAEFAAGLRQPGAVLLDVRRPDEFAGGHLPGAVNIDVTSPDFAKRVAALDKARPTFVYCRSGARSANAAGQLTVAGFTTVANLLGGVMDWPETLVR; this is translated from the coding sequence ATGTTCGGTCTCTTTAATTCCGCTTCCAAAGCTTATCAAAACCTGAAGCCGGCCGAGTTTGCCGCCGGCCTGCGCCAGCCCGGCGCGGTGCTGCTGGACGTGCGCCGCCCCGACGAGTTTGCCGGCGGCCACCTACCCGGTGCCGTGAACATCGACGTCACCAGCCCGGACTTCGCCAAGCGCGTAGCCGCGCTGGATAAAGCCCGGCCCACCTTCGTGTATTGCCGCAGCGGGGCGCGTTCCGCTAATGCGGCCGGCCAGCTCACCGTGGCCGGCTTTACCACCGTTGCCAACCTGCTGGGGGGCGTAATGGACTGGCCCGAAACGCTGGTGCGCTAA
- a CDS encoding MBL fold metallo-hydrolase has protein sequence MKIEQFEDKGLAHFSYAILSECAREIVLIDPARDPQPYYDYAQANDAKIVSVIETHPHADFVSSHLEIAQRTGATIRVSKLLGADYAFEAFDEGDSFTVGKLTFRALNTPGHSPDSISIVLSREGKDVAVFTGDTLFIGDVGRPDLREKAGNMTAKREELAKQMYHSLREKLMPLADDVLVYPAHGAGSLCGKALSGANSSTIGAEKIGNYALRPMSEEDFVKELLADQPFIPKYFGYDVALNKAGAPAYAPSVQQVKRLAGSPLEKDLVIVDTRSEAEFKKGHLEGAINIQQGGKFETWLGSIVGPEEKFYLIAADEATLEDLIRKTAKIGYEALIAGALVGTPAMEATLPQLDVDTFRDQPEAYTIVDIRNAPETKAEPLFEGALNIPLPELRERAQEIPTDKPIVVHCAGGYRSAAGSSIVEAALPQATVYDLSEAVKSFQTAAASH, from the coding sequence ATGAAAATCGAACAGTTTGAAGACAAGGGCCTGGCCCATTTCTCCTACGCCATCCTCAGCGAGTGCGCCCGCGAAATTGTGCTGATTGACCCCGCCCGCGACCCCCAACCCTACTACGACTATGCCCAGGCAAACGACGCTAAAATCGTCAGCGTCATCGAAACCCATCCCCACGCCGATTTCGTGTCCTCGCACCTGGAAATTGCCCAGCGGACCGGCGCCACCATTCGGGTAAGCAAGCTGCTGGGAGCCGACTATGCTTTTGAAGCCTTCGACGAGGGCGACTCCTTCACCGTGGGCAAGCTCACCTTCCGCGCCCTGAATACGCCCGGCCACTCCCCCGACTCCATTAGCATCGTGCTCAGCCGCGAAGGTAAAGACGTGGCCGTGTTCACCGGCGACACGCTGTTCATTGGCGATGTAGGCCGCCCCGACCTGCGCGAGAAGGCCGGCAACATGACGGCCAAGCGCGAGGAGCTGGCCAAGCAGATGTACCACTCCCTGCGTGAAAAGCTGATGCCGCTGGCCGATGACGTGCTGGTGTACCCGGCGCACGGGGCGGGCAGCCTCTGCGGCAAGGCCCTGAGCGGGGCCAACAGCAGCACCATCGGGGCCGAGAAAATCGGCAACTATGCCCTGCGGCCCATGAGCGAGGAGGATTTCGTAAAAGAGCTGCTGGCCGATCAGCCCTTCATCCCCAAATACTTCGGCTATGATGTGGCCCTGAACAAGGCCGGCGCCCCGGCCTACGCCCCCAGCGTGCAGCAGGTAAAGCGCCTGGCCGGTTCGCCTTTGGAAAAAGACCTGGTGATAGTGGATACCCGTTCCGAAGCCGAGTTCAAGAAAGGCCACCTGGAAGGGGCCATCAACATCCAGCAGGGCGGCAAATTTGAAACCTGGTTGGGCTCGATTGTAGGCCCCGAGGAGAAGTTCTACCTCATTGCGGCCGATGAGGCCACGCTGGAAGACCTGATCCGGAAAACCGCCAAAATCGGCTACGAAGCCCTGATTGCCGGGGCCCTGGTGGGCACGCCCGCTATGGAGGCCACGCTCCCGCAGCTGGACGTGGACACCTTCCGCGACCAGCCCGAAGCCTATACCATCGTGGACATTCGCAACGCCCCGGAAACCAAAGCCGAGCCGCTGTTTGAAGGTGCGCTGAACATTCCGTTGCCTGAGCTGCGCGAGCGGGCGCAGGAAATTCCCACCGATAAGCCCATTGTGGTGCACTGCGCCGGTGGCTACCGCTCGGCGGCCGGCAGTAGCATTGTGGAAGCCGCCCTGCCCCAGGCTACGGTCTATGACCTGAGCGAGGCCGTGAAATCCTTCCAGACGGCTGCGGCCAGCCACTAA
- a CDS encoding sulfite exporter TauE/SafE family protein: protein MLHLFGYFAAIFIGLSLGIMGGGGSILTVPVLVYLMGVSPVLSTAYSLFVVGSTSVVGASGYFRKGLVSVPTALVFLATSLAAVFITRKLVMPAIPHELFTVGHVVFTKDLLVLVAFAVLMVVAAVSMIRNQQAEEILTDDLHHKHTINYPLILTVGAIVGLLTGFVGAGGGFLIIPALVLFARLPMKKAVGTSLVIIAINSLIGFTGDLSAGTAIDWMFLGGFLAFAVAGIVLGTYLARFIPGAKLKPAFGWFTLAMGTFILLRELVFSH from the coding sequence ATGTTGCACCTCTTCGGCTATTTCGCGGCTATATTCATCGGTCTTTCCCTGGGCATTATGGGGGGCGGCGGTTCCATCCTCACCGTGCCGGTGCTGGTGTATCTGATGGGCGTGAGCCCGGTGCTGAGCACGGCCTACTCGCTGTTCGTGGTGGGCTCCACTTCCGTGGTGGGCGCCTCGGGCTACTTCCGCAAGGGACTGGTCTCGGTGCCCACGGCGCTGGTTTTTTTGGCCACCTCGCTGGCGGCCGTGTTTATTACCCGCAAGCTGGTGATGCCTGCCATTCCGCATGAGCTGTTCACCGTCGGCCACGTGGTTTTTACCAAGGATCTGCTGGTATTGGTGGCCTTTGCCGTGCTCATGGTAGTGGCGGCAGTGTCTATGATCCGCAACCAGCAGGCCGAGGAAATTCTCACCGATGATCTGCACCATAAGCATACCATCAACTACCCGCTCATTCTTACCGTGGGGGCCATAGTGGGCCTGCTGACGGGGTTTGTAGGCGCCGGCGGTGGCTTTCTGATTATTCCCGCCCTGGTGCTGTTTGCCCGGCTGCCGATGAAAAAGGCCGTGGGCACTTCCCTGGTCATCATTGCCATCAACTCCCTGATTGGCTTTACCGGCGACCTGAGCGCGGGCACGGCCATCGACTGGATGTTCCTGGGCGGCTTTCTGGCCTTCGCCGTGGCTGGCATCGTGCTGGGCACGTACCTGGCCCGCTTTATTCCGGGCGCCAAGCTGAAGCCTGCTTTCGGCTGGTTTACCCTGGCTATGGGCACTTTTATTCTGCTGCGCGAGCTGGTATTCAGCCACTAA
- a CDS encoding ArsR/SmtB family transcription factor has product MTPTTTSADLNLTTEKMEKVAFILKTTAHPTRIAIVQLLANQESLSVTDISEKLSVEQSLLSHHLTGMKLKGILNSHRDGKNIFYSLKMREVVDVIQCLAGCTFL; this is encoded by the coding sequence ATGACACCGACTACCACCTCCGCCGATCTGAACCTAACCACCGAGAAGATGGAAAAGGTAGCCTTTATCCTCAAGACCACGGCCCATCCCACCCGCATAGCCATTGTGCAGCTGCTGGCCAATCAGGAGAGCCTCTCGGTGACCGATATCAGCGAAAAGCTCAGCGTGGAACAGTCGCTGCTCTCCCACCACCTCACGGGCATGAAGCTGAAGGGTATCCTTAACTCCCACCGCGACGGTAAAAACATCTTCTACTCGTTGAAAATGCGCGAAGTGGTCGACGTGATTCAGTGCCTGGCCGGCTGTACATTCCTGTAA